One Pantoea trifolii DNA segment encodes these proteins:
- the prs gene encoding ribose-phosphate diphosphokinase has product MPDMKLFAGNATPELAQRIANRLYTSLGDAAVGRFSDGEVSVQINENVRGGDIFIIQSTCAPTNDNLMELVVMVDALRRASAGRITAVIPYFGYARQDRRVRSARVPITAKVVADFLSSVGVDRVLTVDLHAEQIQGFFDVPVDNVFGSPILLEDMLQIGLENPIVVSPDIGGVVRARAIAKLLNDTDMAIIDKRRPRANVSQVMHIIGDVAGRDCVLVDDMIDTGGTLCKAAEALKERGAKRVFAYATHPIFSGNAVENLRKSVIDQVIVCDTIPLSEEMKSLPNVRTLTLSGMLAEAIRRISNEESISAMFEH; this is encoded by the coding sequence GTGCCTGATATGAAGCTATTTGCTGGTAACGCCACCCCGGAACTAGCACAACGTATTGCCAACCGCCTTTACACTAGCCTCGGAGACGCCGCTGTTGGCCGTTTCAGTGATGGTGAAGTAAGTGTACAGATCAACGAAAATGTACGCGGTGGTGATATTTTCATCATCCAGTCCACCTGTGCCCCCACCAACGATAATCTGATGGAGCTGGTTGTGATGGTCGACGCCTTGCGTCGGGCTTCTGCTGGTCGTATTACTGCTGTTATTCCTTACTTTGGCTATGCGCGTCAGGATCGCCGTGTGCGTTCTGCTCGTGTACCGATCACCGCCAAAGTGGTTGCCGATTTCCTTTCCAGTGTGGGCGTTGACCGTGTTCTCACCGTTGACCTGCATGCTGAACAGATTCAGGGCTTCTTTGATGTCCCGGTGGATAACGTCTTCGGCAGCCCAATCCTGCTGGAAGATATGCTGCAAATTGGCCTGGAAAATCCCATTGTGGTTTCCCCAGACATCGGTGGCGTAGTGCGTGCCCGCGCCATCGCTAAACTGCTTAACGATACCGATATGGCTATCATCGATAAACGCCGCCCGCGCGCGAACGTTTCTCAGGTGATGCACATTATTGGTGACGTTGCGGGTCGTGACTGTGTACTGGTCGACGATATGATCGACACCGGCGGTACGCTGTGCAAAGCGGCTGAAGCGCTGAAAGAGCGCGGCGCGAAACGTGTCTTCGCTTACGCCACTCACCCAATCTTCTCTGGCAACGCGGTGGAAAATCTGCGTAAGTCGGTGATTGACCAGGTGATTGTCTGCGATACCATTCCGCTGTCTGAAGAGATGAAATCTCTGCCAAACGTGCGTACTTTGACGCTGTCTGGCATGTTGGCCGAAGCGATTCGTCGTATCAGCAACGAAGAATCAATCTCCGCGATGTTTGAACATTAA
- a CDS encoding GGDEF domain-containing protein has product MTLDIYTLFICELYVLGFLSIILVFAWIGAQYDRVLGCTTLALVLTLAAVFLSSLRSAGFQFLPVAVGNIMLLLAYGNLLNAFRIFCGKTIGLSWLGGGLLWAILCLFPEFYHSQPKRVLVVCLLCIIYTGALIRLLWRVRASLTVTFWPAQILLWIHLLFHVARIFLDDAVATPVRGAIGGSSFSVYVILESILFVIGLSFTILAMVNERTQIAHKLASMLDPLTSVWNRRALFEQADKMVLRSARQSQQFVYSAVLFDLDHFKSINDRFGHQQGDQVLIDFCQVVQALLPESGHFARLGGEEFAAIIPGDAEQAQRVCERIRLATQLSQPNDVRYTVSIGFATALRPGEPFPPLLALADEAMYRAKASGRNRIECYLAQLQPLQQTVLT; this is encoded by the coding sequence ATGACTCTCGACATCTACACACTGTTTATTTGCGAGCTCTATGTGCTGGGGTTTTTAAGTATCATTTTGGTTTTTGCCTGGATTGGCGCGCAGTACGATCGCGTATTGGGTTGCACCACGCTGGCGCTGGTTTTAACGTTGGCCGCGGTATTCCTTAGCAGCTTACGCAGCGCGGGGTTCCAGTTTTTACCGGTGGCGGTCGGCAACATCATGCTGCTGCTGGCTTATGGCAATCTGCTTAATGCCTTCCGCATCTTCTGCGGTAAAACCATTGGGCTCAGCTGGTTAGGCGGCGGTTTATTGTGGGCTATTCTTTGTCTTTTCCCCGAGTTTTATCACAGCCAGCCGAAGCGCGTGCTGGTGGTTTGCCTGCTGTGCATCATCTATACCGGCGCGCTGATCCGCTTGCTGTGGCGCGTGCGCGCTTCGTTAACCGTCACCTTCTGGCCGGCCCAAATCCTGCTGTGGATCCATCTGCTGTTTCACGTGGCGCGCATCTTTCTTGATGATGCGGTGGCAACGCCGGTGCGCGGTGCAATTGGCGGCTCCAGCTTCTCGGTTTATGTGATTCTCGAATCGATTCTGTTTGTCATTGGCCTGAGCTTTACCATTCTGGCGATGGTGAATGAGCGCACGCAAATCGCCCACAAACTGGCATCAATGCTTGATCCGCTCACCAGCGTGTGGAATCGTCGTGCGCTGTTTGAGCAGGCAGATAAAATGGTGCTGCGCAGCGCGCGACAATCACAGCAATTTGTTTACAGCGCGGTGCTGTTCGATCTGGACCATTTCAAAAGCATCAATGACCGTTTTGGCCATCAGCAAGGCGATCAGGTATTAATCGATTTTTGTCAGGTGGTGCAGGCGTTATTGCCAGAGAGTGGACATTTTGCTCGCCTGGGCGGAGAAGAGTTTGCGGCGATTATTCCCGGCGATGCCGAGCAGGCACAGCGCGTGTGTGAACGCATCCGTTTAGCGACACAGCTGTCGCAACCAAACGACGTACGCTATACCGTCAGTATCGGCTTTGCCACCGCGCTGCGGCCTGGCGAACCTTTCCCGCCGTTGCTGGCGCTGGCCGATGAAGCTATGTATCGTGCAAAAGCCAGCGGCCGTAACCGCATCGAATGTTATCTCGCGCAGTTACAGCCGCTGCAGCAAACCGTACTCACTTAA
- the ychH gene encoding stress-induced protein YchH: protein MKRQNCRVVGNGLMCLGLLTMVLGVGYSIINQLPSLNLPQFLAHGAMFSIFVGALLWLVGARVSGRERVEDRYYWLRHYGDKRCRRNHSSH from the coding sequence ATGAAACGTCAAAATTGCCGCGTTGTAGGTAACGGTTTGATGTGTTTGGGTTTACTGACGATGGTTCTAGGCGTTGGCTATTCCATTATCAATCAGCTTCCTTCACTCAACCTGCCACAATTTCTCGCGCACGGTGCCATGTTCAGCATCTTCGTTGGCGCTTTGCTGTGGCTGGTCGGTGCGCGCGTCAGCGGACGTGAGCGCGTAGAAGATCGCTATTACTGGTTGCGTCATTACGGCGATAAGCGCTGCCGTCGCAATCACTCATCACATTAA
- the pth gene encoding aminoacyl-tRNA hydrolase — protein MSSIKLIVGLANPGAEYAATRHNAGAWYVDLLASRNNQSLKDEPKFYGFTARLSLAGEDVRLLVPTTFMNLSGKAVAAMATFYRIAPEEILVAHDELDLSPGVAKFKQGGGHGGHNGLKDIISKLGNNNNFHRLRVGIGHPGDRNKVTGFVLGKPPASEQKLIDDAVDEAVRCTELWLKEDKIKAMNRLHAFKAG, from the coding sequence GTGAGCAGCATTAAACTGATTGTGGGGCTGGCCAATCCCGGCGCTGAATACGCCGCAACGCGCCATAACGCGGGTGCCTGGTATGTCGATTTACTGGCGAGCCGCAACAATCAGTCGTTAAAAGACGAGCCAAAATTCTATGGCTTTACCGCGCGCCTGTCGCTGGCGGGAGAAGATGTGCGCCTGCTGGTGCCCACCACGTTTATGAACCTCAGCGGCAAAGCGGTGGCGGCGATGGCGACTTTCTATCGCATTGCGCCAGAAGAGATTTTGGTGGCGCACGATGAGCTGGATTTATCGCCAGGCGTAGCAAAATTTAAACAAGGTGGCGGCCACGGCGGCCATAACGGCTTGAAAGACATCATCAGCAAGCTGGGCAACAACAATAATTTTCACCGTTTACGCGTCGGAATTGGCCATCCTGGCGACCGCAATAAAGTCACCGGTTTCGTGCTGGGCAAGCCGCCAGCCAGCGAACAAAAGCTGATTGACGATGCCGTAGACGAAGCGGTGCGCTGCACCGAGCTGTGGCTGAAAGAAGATAAGATCAAGGCCATGAACCGCCTGCACGCGTTCAAGGCGGGCTAA
- the ychF gene encoding redox-regulated ATPase YchF: MGFKCGIVGLPNVGKSTLFNALTKAGIEAANFPFCTIEPNTGVVPMPDLRLDQLSEIVKPQRVVPTTMEFVDIAGLVKGASKGEGLGNQFLTNIRETEAIGHVVRCFENDNIIHVAGKVNPAEDIDVINTELALSDLDTCERAIQRCQKKAKGGDKDAKAELAALEKCLPHLSEAGMLRALNLDADEKAAIRYLSFLTLKPTMYIANVNEDGFENNPYLDQVRAIAEAEGSVVVPVCAAVESDIAELEDDERDEFMAELGLEEPGLNRVIRAGYALLNLQTYFTAGVKEVRAWTIPVGATAPQAAGKIHTDFEKGFIRAQTIAFEDFVAFKGEQGAKEAGKMRSEGKEYIVKDGDVMNFLFNV, from the coding sequence ATGGGATTTAAATGCGGTATTGTGGGCCTGCCGAACGTCGGTAAATCCACCCTGTTCAACGCGCTGACCAAAGCGGGTATCGAAGCAGCCAACTTTCCGTTCTGCACCATCGAGCCAAACACCGGTGTGGTGCCAATGCCCGATCTGCGCCTCGATCAGCTGAGCGAGATTGTTAAGCCACAGCGCGTCGTGCCAACTACCATGGAATTCGTCGATATCGCCGGTCTGGTGAAAGGCGCGTCCAAAGGTGAAGGCCTCGGCAACCAGTTCCTGACCAACATCCGTGAAACCGAAGCCATCGGCCACGTAGTGCGCTGCTTCGAAAACGACAACATCATCCACGTAGCGGGTAAAGTTAACCCAGCGGAAGATATTGACGTGATCAACACCGAGCTGGCGCTGTCGGATCTCGACACCTGCGAACGCGCGATTCAGCGTTGCCAGAAGAAAGCCAAAGGCGGCGACAAAGATGCCAAAGCCGAGCTGGCTGCGCTGGAGAAGTGCCTGCCGCACCTGTCAGAAGCGGGCATGCTGCGCGCACTGAATCTGGATGCTGACGAGAAAGCGGCAATCCGCTACCTCAGCTTCCTGACGCTGAAGCCAACCATGTACATCGCTAACGTCAATGAAGACGGTTTCGAAAACAATCCGTACCTAGATCAGGTGCGTGCGATTGCCGAAGCTGAAGGTTCAGTCGTGGTGCCGGTGTGTGCTGCGGTTGAATCTGATATCGCAGAGCTGGAAGATGACGAGCGCGATGAGTTCATGGCTGAACTGGGTCTGGAAGAGCCGGGCCTGAACCGCGTGATCCGCGCCGGTTATGCGCTGCTGAACCTGCAAACCTACTTCACCGCTGGCGTGAAAGAAGTGCGTGCATGGACCATCCCCGTTGGCGCTACTGCGCCACAGGCGGCCGGTAAAATCCATACTGACTTCGAGAAAGGCTTTATCCGCGCTCAGACCATCGCGTTTGAAGATTTCGTTGCGTTCAAAGGTGAACAAGGCGCGAAAGAAGCCGGCAAGATGCGCTCAGAAGGTAAAGAGTACATCGTGAAAGATGGCGACGTGATGAACTTCCTGTTCAACGTCTAA